The following coding sequences lie in one Haladaptatus sp. DJG-WS-42 genomic window:
- a CDS encoding gas vesicle protein K, which translates to MTTIEVDGADNGLVTLVAAIADVLLEVMEREAIRRMESETLSETEIERLGQRLATLEAELERFKRDEGIEDDVTRLRGDLNGLIENALELPDDAAGLGGTR; encoded by the coding sequence ATGACGACGATTGAGGTAGACGGTGCGGACAACGGCCTCGTCACGCTCGTCGCCGCCATCGCGGACGTGTTGCTCGAAGTGATGGAGCGCGAAGCCATCCGCCGGATGGAGTCTGAAACGCTCTCTGAGACGGAAATAGAACGACTCGGGCAGCGGCTTGCCACGCTCGAAGCCGAACTCGAGCGGTTCAAGCGCGACGAGGGAATCGAAGACGACGTGACGCGCCTGCGCGGCGACCTGAATGGCCTCATCGAGAACGCCCTCGAACTGCCGGACGACGCCGCTGGGCTTGGAGGGACGAGATGA
- a CDS encoding gas vesicle protein encodes MKPSNGEEDAIVDFVDVILREGAVVQADLVLSVADVPLVGIKLSAALAGMEAMTDYGMFEEWDEQIRGGGDGDSDGAKRAIE; translated from the coding sequence ATGAAACCGAGCAACGGAGAGGAGGACGCAATCGTGGATTTTGTCGACGTGATTCTCCGCGAGGGAGCCGTCGTGCAAGCAGACCTCGTGCTCTCGGTAGCCGACGTGCCGCTCGTCGGCATCAAACTCTCTGCGGCGCTCGCGGGGATGGAAGCGATGACCGACTACGGCATGTTCGAGGAGTGGGACGAACAGATTCGTGGTGGTGGGGATGGGGACTCGGACGGTGCAAAACGCGCCATCGAGTAG
- a CDS encoding pirin family protein, whose product MTSNDSPAPQPTPEQATDITHPGGMRGNRVMPTPRLTHLDPFVVFERFYIDPTQGFTTHPHRGFEIVSYMLAGGMRHDDSLGESHTARDGDVMRITTGSGIQHSELPADGAACNGLQLWVNLPREKKGIDPSYQDATAAELPVEQVDGATVTTVVGEGSPITLETDVECRDVNISDEWEWRVPDGWHGVCYAISGTGSADGHAFAEGDYVVQNGGTTTFSSDDDLRVAAISGQPHGEPIHQRGPFVD is encoded by the coding sequence ATGACCTCGAACGACTCACCCGCGCCACAACCCACGCCTGAACAGGCGACGGATATCACGCATCCGGGCGGGATGCGCGGCAACCGTGTGATGCCAACGCCGCGGCTCACTCATCTCGACCCATTCGTCGTGTTCGAGCGGTTTTACATCGACCCGACGCAGGGCTTCACCACCCATCCACACCGCGGGTTCGAAATCGTCTCCTACATGCTCGCGGGCGGGATGCGCCACGACGACTCGCTCGGCGAGTCCCACACCGCTCGCGACGGCGACGTGATGCGAATTACGACCGGGAGTGGCATCCAGCACTCGGAGCTTCCCGCAGACGGTGCGGCGTGCAACGGCCTGCAACTCTGGGTGAACCTCCCGCGTGAAAAGAAGGGAATCGACCCCTCCTATCAGGACGCGACGGCCGCCGAGTTACCAGTCGAGCAAGTGGACGGTGCGACCGTCACAACCGTCGTTGGCGAGGGGTCACCGATTACCCTCGAAACCGACGTCGAGTGTCGTGATGTGAACATTTCCGACGAGTGGGAGTGGCGCGTCCCCGACGGCTGGCACGGCGTGTGCTACGCCATTTCCGGAACCGGAAGCGCGGACGGCCACGCATTCGCAGAAGGCGACTATGTTGTCCAAAACGGCGGTACAACGACGTTTTCGAGCGACGACGACCTTCGCGTCGCGGCCATTTCTGGACAGCCACACGGCGAACCCATCCACCAGCGCGGCCCGTTTGTCGACTGA
- the gvpL gene encoding gas vesicle protein GvpL, which yields MSDGRRYVFCAVSLADGPDSYQTIGLDGTDAYLVCDRNLGALVQPQDAAFESADGTDIQRLLVDHLAIVDEVGEAFGTPLPFRFNTVFEGGDDAVRAWLRESRDSIATQLDRLTGHWEYRIEVIWTDDRPAESAGDDRLRELKTTLEDAPPGKQFLVEKQYEQRLSELARERKAAEQDALESRVQPHAKAIESLGEQSVQLSERSDDGEVVARISALATEQGADAIGDELDDVAAKEGVEVRYTGPWPPYTHVSEGVLE from the coding sequence ATGAGCGACGGGCGACGGTACGTGTTCTGTGCCGTCTCGCTCGCAGACGGCCCCGACAGCTATCAGACGATTGGGCTCGATGGAACCGACGCGTATCTCGTGTGCGACCGGAACCTTGGGGCGCTCGTCCAGCCACAGGACGCCGCGTTCGAGTCAGCCGACGGGACGGACATCCAGCGATTACTCGTTGACCATCTCGCCATCGTAGACGAGGTAGGCGAGGCGTTCGGGACGCCGCTCCCGTTTCGCTTCAACACCGTGTTCGAGGGCGGTGACGATGCAGTGCGGGCGTGGCTTCGAGAGTCGCGCGACTCGATTGCGACCCAACTCGACCGCCTTACGGGTCACTGGGAGTATCGCATCGAAGTCATTTGGACCGACGACCGCCCGGCTGAAAGTGCAGGAGACGACCGACTCAGGGAACTCAAAACGACCCTCGAAGACGCCCCGCCTGGAAAGCAATTTCTCGTCGAAAAGCAGTACGAACAACGGCTTTCCGAACTCGCCCGCGAGCGAAAGGCGGCCGAGCAGGACGCACTCGAATCGCGGGTGCAGCCCCACGCGAAAGCCATCGAGTCGCTCGGTGAACAGTCGGTGCAACTGAGTGAGCGTTCGGACGACGGTGAGGTTGTCGCGCGAATCTCCGCGCTCGCAACCGAGCAGGGGGCAGATGCAATCGGCGACGAACTGGACGACGTGGCCGCCAAGGAGGGCGTTGAAGTCAGGTACACTGGACCGTGGCCGCCGTACACCCACGTCTCAGAGGGCGTTCTCGAATGA